CGATGACGGCCTCGGCAACGACGTCGGCGACGTCGAACCCGAAGTCTGGAAGCGAGGCGCAATACGATGACTGCGCCAGCACCAGATTCGCACGTGCCTTGGCGACCTTCCCGCGCGCGTCGGCCGTCAGGCAGCTTTGCGCCGTCTGTCCCGCCGGGAGGCGGTCATGAAGAGCCGCGATGAGACAGGCGCTGGCGGCACGGCCCTGCGCCCTGGCCAGTGCCGCCGCGCCCGCGTTGGTCTCGACGATGCAACGCTGCTGCGCGGCGCTCTGCGGCTGCGCGAGCGCAGCTGCCGGTGTGAGCAGGAGCAGGGCGGTGACGGCCAGGCCGGTCGTGGCATGCATGAGCTTCCCCCAAGCGACATCCGTTCGCCGAGCTCGCGGCGCCGGGTCCCGCCCCGCTGACGTGAGCGACGCTTATCCCGGGCCTGAGGAGGTGTGTCAAAACAGGCGGCCGAGGCCTCAAGTAGACGCCGGATCGAGCGTCCCGGGCGGATCCAGAAGATGGCACGCGGTGGCATGGCCGCCACGATCGAGCAGCGGTGGCACATCCACGCGGCAGCGAGCCACGGCCACGGGGCAGCGCGGATGGAACGGGCAGCCGCTCGGCGGGTTCACCGGGCTCGGCACGTCACCGGCCAGCACGATGCGCTGCTTTCGCGCAGCGCCTTCGACGGTCGGCACCGCCGAAAGCAGCGCCTGCGTGTACGGATGCTGCGGCGCCGCGTAGATCCGCTCCGCCGGCGCCAGCTCGACGATCCGGCCGAGATACATCACCGCCACGTCGTGGCTGACGTGCTCGACCACGCGCAGGTCGTGCGAGATGAATGCGAATGCCAGGCCGCGCTCTTCCTGGAGATCCATCAGCAGGTTGAGGATCTGCGCGCCCACCGAAACGTCGAGCGCCGAGACCGGCTCATCGGCGACGATGAAGCGCGGCGACAGCGCGAGCGCGCGTGCGATGCCGATCCTCTGGCGCTGCCCGCCGCTGAACTCGTGCGGGTAGCGCGAATAGGCGTCGGCGCCGAGGCCGACGCGCCCAAGCAGCTCGATGACGCGATCGCGCAGGTCACGCCCGCGAGCGATACCGTGGACCTCCAATCCCTCGCCGACGATGCGGCCGATGCGCATGCGCGGGTTGAGCGAAGCGTACGGGTCCTGAAACACGATCTGCATGCGCCGGCGCATCGCGCGCAGCTGCGACGGCGACAGCGACGACAGATCGACGCCCTCGAACTCGACGCGGCCCGAGGTCGGCTCGAGAAGCCGGAGCAGGAGGCGGCCGAGCGTCGACTTGCCGCAGCCCGACTCGCCGACGATCCCGAGCGTGCGGCCGGCGTCGATGGCGAGGTCGATGCCTGCCACTGCCTTGACGGTACGCGCCGCACCGAACATGCCGCCGACGCGAAACTCCTTGGTCAGGCCGACGGCACGCACCAGCGGCTGCGACCGGCCTGCCGCGTCTCCTCGCTCGCCCGCCACGCTCACTGCGGCAGCCCTCCATCGCGCGCCGAGACGATGCACGCCGCGCGCTGCCGCGCGCTCGTCACCGGCTCCAGTGGCGGATCGATGCGCGCGCAGTCGTCGATCGCGAACTGGCAGCGGTCGCGGAAGCGGCAGCCCGAGGGAAGCGCGGTCAGGCGCGGGACGACGCCGGGGATCGTGGCCAGGTGGCCGCGCGTGCGGCCCAGGCGCGGCACCGAGCGCAGCAGGCCCAGCGTGTAGGGATGATCGGCGCGCTCGAAGACCTCGGCCACGGGTCCATCCTCGACCACACGTCCCGCGTACATGACCAGCACACGCGAGCAGCGCTCGGCGACGACGCCCAGATCGTGCGTGATCAGCAGCAGCGCCATGCCCAGGCGCGCGCGCAGGCTGTCGAGCAGCTCGAGGATCTGCGCCTGAATCGTCACGTCCAGCGCAGTGGTCGGCTCGTCGGCGATGAGCAGGCGCGGACTGCACGAGAGCGCCATCGCGATCATCACGCGCTGGCGCATGCCGCCGCTGAGCTGATGCGGATAGGCACGGGCGCGTTCGGCAGGATCGGGAATCTCGACCAGGTCGAGCATGCGCACCGCTTCTTCCCATGCCTGACGAGAGGACAGGCGGCGGTGGATCTGCACCGCCTCGGCGATCTGGTAGCCCACCGTGAGCACCGGATTGAGCGACGTCATCGGCTCCTGGAAGATCATCGCGATCTGGCCGCCGCGCACCTGCCGCATCTCGGGCTCGGGCAGCGCCAGCAGATCGGTCCCCGCAAGCTCGATCCGTCCACGCTCGATGCGTCCGGACGGAGGCTGGATCAGGCGCATGATCGACAGAGCCGTGACGCTCTTGCCGCAGCCGGATTCGCCCACCAGCGCGACCGACTCGCCCTCGTCGACGTGGAAATCGACGCCGTCGACGGCGCGCACCGTGCCTTCACTGGTGTCGAAGGCGGTGATCAGCCCGCGCACGTCGAGCAGGCGCGTCATCGCACGGCCTCGCCCGGTCGTCGAATGCGTCGCAGCGTGCTCATCAGCGCGCCTTGAGCCTCGGATCGAGAACGTCGCGCAGCCCTTCGCCGAGCAGGTTGTAGCCGAGCACGGTCACCAGGATCGCCAGGCCCGGGCACACCGACAGCCACCAGGCCACGCCGATGGTGTCCTTGCCCTCGGTCAGGATGTTGCCCCAGCTCGGATCGGGCGGCTGGACGCCGATGCCGAGGAAAGACAGTGCGCTCTCGAGCAGGATCGCGCCGGCAACGCCGAGAATGGCCGTGACGAATACCGGCGCCATCGCGTTGGGCAGCGCGTGACGAAGGATCACGCGCGAGGGCGGCATGCCGAGGGCCTGCGCCGCGGTCATGAAATCGCGCTCGCGCAGGCTCATCACTTCGGCCCGCACCAGACGGCACACTCCCATCCAGGAGGTCAGGCCGATCACGAGCATGATGTTCCAGATGCTCGCATCCAGGTACGCGATCACCGCCAGGATGAGGAAGAACGTCGGGAAGCACAGCATCACATCCACGAAGCGCATGATGACGGCATCGACGATGCCGCGGAAGTAGCCGGCCACTGCGCCCAGCGAGACGCCGATGGCGGTCGATATGCCGACCGAGACGAAGCCCACCAGCAGCGACACGCGCGCGCCGTAAAGCATGCGGCTGAGCAGGTCGCGGCCGAGGCTGTCGGTGCCGAGCCAATGCGCGGCGCTGGGCGGGTCCAGGACGTGGCGCGAGTCGATGTGGTGCGGATCGTAGGGCGCCAGCCACGGCGCCAGCAGCGCGACCAGGAACAGTGCCGCCACGACGATGCCGCCGCTGAAGGCCAGGCCGTTCTGCCGCAGCCGCGCCAGCACGCTCACCGGCTCCTCAGGCGCGGATCGACGGCAAGGTACATGAGGTCGGCCAGAAGGTTGCCGAGCAGCGTCAGCACGGCCCCGATCAGCGTGATGCCCATGACGACGGGATAGTCGCGCGACATGACACCGGTGAAGAAGAGGCGGCCCATTCCAGGGATGCCGAAGATCGTCTCGGCGATGACCGAGCCGCCGATGAGGCCGGGTATGGAAAGGCCGATGATGGTGACCACGGGCAGAAGCGCGTTGCGCAGCGCGTGCCGGTAGATGACGACGTTCTCGTCCAGGCCCTTGGCGCGCGCGGTCTGGATGTAGTCCTGGCGCAGCACCTCGAGCATGCTCGAGCGCATGTAGCGCGACATGCCCGCCAGCCCGGTCAGCGTCGAGATGGCCACCGGCAGGATGAGGTGTCGGATGCGGTCGAGGATCTTGCCCCCAACGCTGTAGGAATCGTAGTCGAGCGACTTCAGGTCCGAGATCGGCAGCCACCCCAGCGTCTCGCCGAACAGGATCATGCCGAGGAGCGCGAACCAGAAGCCGGGCATGGCAAAGCCGATGAAGACGAAGACGGTGGTAGCGCGGTCCAGCCAGGAGTGCTGGTTGGCCGCCGAGAACACGCCGATGGGAATGGCCAGGACCAGGATCAGCACCAAATCGATCGCGCTGATCAGCAGCGTGATCGGGATCGCCTCCATGATCTTGTCCAGGACCGGGCGCCGATCGCGCGAAAACGACGTGCCGAGATCGCCCTGCACGATGCGGCCCAGCCAGAGCCCGTACTGAACGTAGAACGGCTTGTCGAGGCCGTAATACTTCTCGAGCTTCTCGCGCGCCTCCGGGCTTGCCTTCGGGTTCATGTCGGTCATCAGATCGACCGGGTTGCCCGGCGCCATCTCCATGACCAGGAACGACACCAGCGTGATGCCGATCAGGAGCGGAACGAAGGCCGCGATGCGTCTGGCGACGTAGACGAGCATCGTCCTACTGCATCACCGCGTAGCGTTGCAGGGGCCGCGGCACGTACCACCGGATGAAGTTCCATTCGATGCCCCCAGGCGCCTCCTCGATCCCGCGGAAACGGGCGGAGACGATGGGCAGCGCATCGGGCACGTACAGGAACGTGTAGGGCTGGTCGGCCGCCAGCAGGTCCTGCACGCGGTCGTAGATGCGTTTGCGCTCGCCTTCGTCGAAGACGCGGCGCCCGCGCTCGAGCAGCTCGTCCACTTCCGCATTGGCGTAACCCACGAAGTTGAACTGCTTGACGCCCGTCTTGCTCGAATGCCAGATGTCGTACTGGTCGGGGTCCAGCGACAGGCTCCAGCCGAGCATGACCACGTCGAAGCGGCGCTTGTCGACGAAATCGTTGATGAACGACGACCATTCGAGCACGCGCACGCCCACGTCGACGCCGATCTCGCGCAGGCGCCTCTGCACGATCGTCGCCGTCTTCAGCCGCTGGTCGTTGCCCTGGTTGGTGATGATCTTGAACGAGAAAGGCTTGCCGTCCTTGTCCAGGATGCCGTCGCCGTCGCTGTCCTTCCATCCGGCCTGCGCCAGCAGCTCGCGCGCCCGCGCCGGATCGTGCGCGTACTTGGCGACGTTCTCGTTCAGCCAGACCGTGCCGGGACGGTACGGGGTGTCGGCGGGCTGCCCCAGCCCGAACAGCACCACGTCGACGATCTCCTGCTTGTCAATGGCGTAGGTGAAGGCACGGCGCACGCGCACGTCGGCGAACATCGGATTGGACAGATTGTAGCCGAGGTACGTGTAGCTGTTGGAGACGTAGCGGTACTTGCGGAAGGACTTGTCGAAGAACGGCGTGGAGGTCTGACGCGAGTACTGCAGCGGGGCCAGCCCCATCATGTCGATGCCGCCCGACTTCAGCTCGAGGAACTGCGTGCCTTGATCGGGGATGACGCGGAAGGCGACGCGCTCGATGTAAGCGCGGCCGCGATAGTAGGCGGGATTGGCGCGCAGCGTGAAACGCGTGTTGCGCTCCCACGATTCGAACATGTGCGAGCCGAGGCCGACCGGCTTCTGGCCGAAATCGGTTTCGTTGATGTTCTTCCCCTCGAGCAGATGGCGGGGCAGGACCACCATGTTTCCCCAGGATGCCAGCGCGGGCGCGAACGGCTTTTCGTAGGTGACGCGGAAGCTGTGATCGTCCAGCAGCTCGAAGCTCTTCACCTGCATGTAGTCTTCGGCATAGGACGTCAGCGTGGCGGGATCGCGAATGGTGTGGAACCCGAACTCGACGTCGCGCGCCGTGAACGGCGCGCCGTCCGTCCATTTGACGTCCTTGCGAAGGTGGAACGTGATCTGCAGCCCATCGCTCGAGACCTCCCACCGCTCGGCCAGGCGCGGCTCCAGGGTGCTCAATGTCTTGTCGTACGTCAGCAGGCCGTCGAAGATGTAGCCGGCGTATTCGTGGGAGGCGCTGTCGGAGGAAAGCATGGGGATCAGCGTCGAACCGTCGCCGATGCTGCCATGCACGATGGCGTCGCCATACGCGGGCACGTCCTGGGACGGGTCGAGCTCGGGCACCACGGCAGCGCTCTCCTGGCGCTGGCCGCACGCGGCGCACAGCAGCGCCAGCAGCGCGGCCACCAGCCACGTTCGTTCAGCCACCGCCGCGCCTCGTATCGATGTCGACCACGCGCGCCTTGGGCGGCCGCTCCAGCACGAAGGCATCGGGCTGGAGCGCGACGCCGCGCTGCACCGACTTGTACGTCAGCGTAAGGCTGCTGCCGTCGGCGAAGGTGACGTAGATCCAGAACGGCACGCGCACACCCGCCACGTCGCGATAGTCGCCGAAGGCAGCCTCCACGTCCTGGCTGCCGGGGGCGCCGCGCATTCGCAGGCGCAGCGGCTCGAGGTGCTCGAAGTCCACCACCATGTCGAGAGTGGCACCACCGGGAAGCTGGCGCGTCCACTCCCAACCGTCGTTCGCCTTGGTGACCGTGCCGTCCGCCGATCCGATCGTGGGCGGAAGCCCGCGGATGAGCGCCGCAAGCTCGGCCGCGCCGAGCGGCACGCCGGTGAAGCGGTGAAAGCTGTCGGCGTGCGCGCTGCCTTCGTAGAAGACCTTCTCGCGACGATCGAACGCTGCCAGCCGCCGACCATCGGTGGCTACCGTGTAGCTGACGCCAAAGGGATTCATGACGTCGATGCGAATGCTCTGCGGCGCCTGCACCGCGACCACCTGGGAAGAACGGAAGCGCTGCTTGCTGCCCTGGTAGTCCAGGCGCGCCTGTCCGCGAAACGTGGCCAGATCGTGGTCACGCTTGGAGATACGAGCGGCAATGCGCCACGGCTCGGGCGCTCGCGCGTCGGCGAAGGAACGCTGCTGCGGCGCCGCCAGCGGCGCACAGGAAGACAGCAACAGGGCAACGATCAGCGCCGCCGGTGCGCCGCTTCGTCTAGGTCCCCCCGCCGGCCGTTTCGGAGCCGGCGCCACCGCTGTTGGTCTGAATCGCATGAATCTTACGCTGCAGCCGCGCCCGCTGCTCCGGATCCTCGCTGCGCGCCTCGGCGTCGCGATAGACGCGAACGGCATCGGCACGGCGGCCCAGCTTCAGATACGCATCGGCCAGATGCTCGACGATCACCGGGTCACGCCCGCCCAGCTCGGCGGCCTTTTCGAGCTCGCGGGCCGCGGCCTTGTAGTCGCCGCGCTGGTAGTAGACCCAGGCCAGGCTGTCGATGACCGCGCCGTTGTTGGGATGCATCTGCAACGCCCGCTTGATCAGACGCTCGGCCTCGTCGAGGTTCTCGCCGCGCTCGGCGTAGGTGAAGCCGAGATGGTTGAGCGCATCGGCATTCTGCGGATTGATCTCGAGCACGCGGCGCAGCAGCTGGATCGATTTGTCCTTGTCGCCGGCCTCGTCGTACAGCCACGCCAGGCCGTACAGGTACATGTCGTTGTTCGGATCCGAAGCCACCAGGCGGTGGGCCGCCGCGATGGCCTCGTCGTAACGCTTCTGCGCGCGGTAGAGCGCGATCAGGCGGCGCAGGCCGTCGGCGTTGTCGGGCGCATTCTCGAGCAGGCGGCGCACGGACTCGGTCGCGCCGGCAAGATCGTTCTCCTCCTCCTGCACGCTGGAGAGAAACAGACGCGCGTCCACGTATCGTGCTGCATCCGGAGAGATCTGCGACAGCTCACGAACGGCCGCCTCGGTCTCACCGACCTTGTCGTAGGCCAGCGCCAGCCAGTAGCGGATCTCGTCGTCCCCGGGCTTGGCACCCAGCACGATGCTGAAATCGTCGATGGCGCGAAGGTAATCGCCGCGCTGGAAGTAGATCAGACCGATCTTGGCGCACGTGGCCAGCGGGTCCTCGCCGAAGTCGACCAGCTTCTCGTAGCGCGCCAGCTTCGCCGAAAGATCCGGATCGTCTTCGGAAAGCGCGCCGATCTGGGCGCGCGCCGGCTCGAGCGCCGGGTTGAAATCGATCGCCTTGTTGAAGCTTTCGACGGCCTTGCGGCGAAGACCGAGGCGGTCGTAGACGAAGCCCATGTGCAGGTGCAGCTCGGCGATCGACGGATTGAGACGCGCGGCGTGGCGGAACGAGCGCAGCGCATCCGCGTAGTTGCCCGAAGCCGCCAGCGCCTTGCCGAGACCGAAATTGGCCATGAACGAATCGGGGCTGAGCGCGGTCGCACGCTGGAGCACCTCGACCGCCTGCTGCGGCTTGCCGACGCGGCTGTAGAGCGCGCCGAGCATCACCAGCGACTCTTCGTTGTTGGGCTCCATCTCGAGCACCGCCGCGTACTGCGCGATCGAGGCTTCATGGCTCTGCAGCGCGAGCAGCAGGCGCGCCGCGAGCAGGCGATGCTCGGGATCGGCCGGCTCCAGCGCGACCAGCGCCTGCACGTGCTCGAGCGCGCGGCGCAGCTGGCCATCGCGGATGTACAGCTGCGCAAGCTCGAAGCGCAGGCGCGGCTGGCGGGGATCGAGCGACACCGCCCGCACGGTCTCGCGGGTTGCAGCCTCGTAGTCGCCCTCGAACCGCGCCATCAGCGCAGCCAGAAA
This is a stretch of genomic DNA from Candidatus Limnocylindrales bacterium. It encodes these proteins:
- a CDS encoding tetratricopeptide repeat protein, with protein sequence MSAIPFTARPIHRRIPYAALAIALMVAGCSAGARMQPGSSGKIGKTRSPHQLGGEFITKPSIADSDRAAGHFLAALMARFEGDYEAATRETVRAVSLDPRQPRLRFELAQLYIRDGQLRRALEHVQALVALEPADPEHRLLAARLLLALQSHEASIAQYAAVLEMEPNNEESLVMLGALYSRVGKPQQAVEVLQRATALSPDSFMANFGLGKALAASGNYADALRSFRHAARLNPSIAELHLHMGFVYDRLGLRRKAVESFNKAIDFNPALEPARAQIGALSEDDPDLSAKLARYEKLVDFGEDPLATCAKIGLIYFQRGDYLRAIDDFSIVLGAKPGDDEIRYWLALAYDKVGETEAAVRELSQISPDAARYVDARLFLSSVQEEENDLAGATESVRRLLENAPDNADGLRRLIALYRAQKRYDEAIAAAHRLVASDPNNDMYLYGLAWLYDEAGDKDKSIQLLRRVLEINPQNADALNHLGFTYAERGENLDEAERLIKRALQMHPNNGAVIDSLAWVYYQRGDYKAAARELEKAAELGGRDPVIVEHLADAYLKLGRRADAVRVYRDAEARSEDPEQRARLQRKIHAIQTNSGGAGSETAGGGT
- a CDS encoding dipeptide ABC transporter ATP-binding protein, whose protein sequence is MSVAGERGDAAGRSQPLVRAVGLTKEFRVGGMFGAARTVKAVAGIDLAIDAGRTLGIVGESGCGKSTLGRLLLRLLEPTSGRVEFEGVDLSSLSPSQLRAMRRRMQIVFQDPYASLNPRMRIGRIVGEGLEVHGIARGRDLRDRVIELLGRVGLGADAYSRYPHEFSGGQRQRIGIARALALSPRFIVADEPVSALDVSVGAQILNLLMDLQEERGLAFAFISHDLRVVEHVSHDVAVMYLGRIVELAPAERIYAAPQHPYTQALLSAVPTVEGAARKQRIVLAGDVPSPVNPPSGCPFHPRCPVAVARCRVDVPPLLDRGGHATACHLLDPPGTLDPAST
- a CDS encoding ABC transporter ATP-binding protein; this translates as MTRLLDVRGLITAFDTSEGTVRAVDGVDFHVDEGESVALVGESGCGKSVTALSIMRLIQPPSGRIERGRIELAGTDLLALPEPEMRQVRGGQIAMIFQEPMTSLNPVLTVGYQIAEAVQIHRRLSSRQAWEEAVRMLDLVEIPDPAERARAYPHQLSGGMRQRVMIAMALSCSPRLLIADEPTTALDVTIQAQILELLDSLRARLGMALLLITHDLGVVAERCSRVLVMYAGRVVEDGPVAEVFERADHPYTLGLLRSVPRLGRTRGHLATIPGVVPRLTALPSGCRFRDRCQFAIDDCARIDPPLEPVTSARQRAACIVSARDGGLPQ
- a CDS encoding peptide-binding protein, which gives rise to MAERTWLVAALLALLCAACGQRQESAAVVPELDPSQDVPAYGDAIVHGSIGDGSTLIPMLSSDSASHEYAGYIFDGLLTYDKTLSTLEPRLAERWEVSSDGLQITFHLRKDVKWTDGAPFTARDVEFGFHTIRDPATLTSYAEDYMQVKSFELLDDHSFRVTYEKPFAPALASWGNMVVLPRHLLEGKNINETDFGQKPVGLGSHMFESWERNTRFTLRANPAYYRGRAYIERVAFRVIPDQGTQFLELKSGGIDMMGLAPLQYSRQTSTPFFDKSFRKYRYVSNSYTYLGYNLSNPMFADVRVRRAFTYAIDKQEIVDVVLFGLGQPADTPYRPGTVWLNENVAKYAHDPARARELLAQAGWKDSDGDGILDKDGKPFSFKIITNQGNDQRLKTATIVQRRLREIGVDVGVRVLEWSSFINDFVDKRRFDVVMLGWSLSLDPDQYDIWHSSKTGVKQFNFVGYANAEVDELLERGRRVFDEGERKRIYDRVQDLLAADQPYTFLYVPDALPIVSARFRGIEEAPGGIEWNFIRWYVPRPLQRYAVMQ
- a CDS encoding ABC transporter permease; translated protein: MLVYVARRIAAFVPLLIGITLVSFLVMEMAPGNPVDLMTDMNPKASPEAREKLEKYYGLDKPFYVQYGLWLGRIVQGDLGTSFSRDRRPVLDKIMEAIPITLLISAIDLVLILVLAIPIGVFSAANQHSWLDRATTVFVFIGFAMPGFWFALLGMILFGETLGWLPISDLKSLDYDSYSVGGKILDRIRHLILPVAISTLTGLAGMSRYMRSSMLEVLRQDYIQTARAKGLDENVVIYRHALRNALLPVVTIIGLSIPGLIGGSVIAETIFGIPGMGRLFFTGVMSRDYPVVMGITLIGAVLTLLGNLLADLMYLAVDPRLRSR
- a CDS encoding ABC transporter permease, with the translated sequence MSVLARLRQNGLAFSGGIVVAALFLVALLAPWLAPYDPHHIDSRHVLDPPSAAHWLGTDSLGRDLLSRMLYGARVSLLVGFVSVGISTAIGVSLGAVAGYFRGIVDAVIMRFVDVMLCFPTFFLILAVIAYLDASIWNIMLVIGLTSWMGVCRLVRAEVMSLRERDFMTAAQALGMPPSRVILRHALPNAMAPVFVTAILGVAGAILLESALSFLGIGVQPPDPSWGNILTEGKDTIGVAWWLSVCPGLAILVTVLGYNLLGEGLRDVLDPRLKAR
- a CDS encoding DUF4292 domain-containing protein, whose translation is MLSSCAPLAAPQQRSFADARAPEPWRIAARISKRDHDLATFRGQARLDYQGSKQRFRSSQVVAVQAPQSIRIDVMNPFGVSYTVATDGRRLAAFDRREKVFYEGSAHADSFHRFTGVPLGAAELAALIRGLPPTIGSADGTVTKANDGWEWTRQLPGGATLDMVVDFEHLEPLRLRMRGAPGSQDVEAAFGDYRDVAGVRVPFWIYVTFADGSSLTLTYKSVQRGVALQPDAFVLERPPKARVVDIDTRRGGG